The genomic stretch taaaaataaatgtgtcttttactttctacaCAACTCAATTAACTCTGAACATTAACGCATAATATCCTTAGAACTGTACTGATACAAGTCAAAAGTTCTGATGATAcaaagaagttaaattgaatatcTCATAGGCTATGCAACTCCATTCCAGACATGCTTCCGCAATGATaaaagcatatccagaagatTAGATAcgaaaaaaggaaaagaattatATGAAAGagaatttttaattgataaagagcacaattcaatcccccctttcttatttttttctccatcttcACGTGTTACGAAGCAAGActctttttaattgaattttatttcCGTAAAATACATGCGAAATATGtttgggttagaagggtgttacaaggtttgtattttttagaagttttgaaaagagtttgaatatgcttaagtgtattagaatttattaaaaaaaaatattttcatgatCACTTGACAAAGCCAAGGCTTATTGAGATCTTGTAGTGATGCTTGAAATCTTATACCATATCCTAAAGGgaagcaatgtgggactttaaaaAATAGTGTATTGAAAGGATTTTCTATTTTCCGTTCAAAGATAGTTTGTTTAGAAGATTTGTAATTTTTCCGTCCATAAATTGCAATTGAGAGAGGAGGGTATATAACATTTCTgtcaaaaaattataattgagAAAGAGTTTGCAATTTTTTCgttcaaaagttgcaattgagagagggtttgcaatttttccgtTTGAAAGTTGCAATTGAGAGTGGGATTTCAATTTTCTCCTTAAAAGTTGCAGTTTGAAAGGTTTGCAATTTTAtcctttaaaattataattacatGAGAGAAATAGTAATTTTGTCATTGTAAAATTAGAAgttgaattataattttttttgttttatttttgaattttttttttgtttcttttcttcttttatgggTATGCTTTTGCGAGCttagaaatttattttttttgttatttttccaaCAACTAGTATCAGAGCTAAGATTTTGATCGAGGGAGGAAGCAAGAGTTACAAAAAATTCCGATCAAGCAAAAAGGAAGATTAACAAAAATTCAGATCAAGGAATGAAGAAGACAAAACTATTGAAGAGTAATAATTTTTACAAATGTAGCAAGTTAATCATTATAACTATAATGATCgctttgaagatgaagttgaagacaaagtgaatatatgtgaGAATTTGGATGAAAGGAGGATTTGTTGggttaaatagtatattcatccaaGTCCCACATCAGGTAGTATGAAGAAAATAGAATTTGAGTAATAATATCAATAGAGATGGCCAGTATGAGTTTTTCTACACAACAACAGTCTTCATAAACAAGCTCATTGAGAAAATGATTTAATAGACTTAGCAAAAAAGTTCGAAAATGATTTTATAATAAGCCAATTGGACACCACCTTATTAAGGAATGAACTTGAAATGAGTTTAAATGAGTTTGAAGAGTGGATTGGCTTTCAAATCAATCAATTTTCTAATGGTGtttatattcataaaaaatacaccaaggaacttctaaagaagttgTATCTGAAATATTGTAAAGATGATTCAAGCAACAAGGTAGACGAAAAGGCATGATTTGTTATCTACTCTATTTGTCTGCTTCAAGGCTTGATTTTTTTGTGTGCTTATGTGAAAGATTCCAATCAGTTTCTAGAGAATCACACTTAACTGATGTTAAGAGACTCTGTAGATATTTGACAGATATTACCAACATAGGtttgattttaaataaatcaattgAATGTTTTGAACCAAGTTCAATTAGAAATAATATCCATATAAAACAACATGAGAAAACTAATCTCCAAGGTAGGTTCACAAAACACTGATTTCTCATCTACATTGGCATAGATGGCATATATCCCTCTAAATCGAACTTAATCAAATGATTCAACAAAGCATAAATTGCAATCGAATGTGATTAAGATAAAAACATTttaaatgaatatgaagtagTTGTAAACGTTCTTGAAAATATGAACGAGAGAGATTCATATGAAGTAGAAAATATAAACGAGAGAGATTCATATGAAGCAGTTGTAAACTGCAATCGAATGTGATTAAGATAAAAACCTTTTAAACCAGTGAAGAAAATATGAAGTAGTAGAATTGTGATTCAAACACGGGTCTGCATAAATGAAAcgttttcagaagaaaaaaagttTCTTGTTGCAAATCAACGAAGTTTCATCTAAACTGATCTTGAACCATGTCACCCAAATCATCTAAAATCAAGTAGAAAAATGAGGAATTTACCCAACATTCTCAAATGTATATGAAGAATACTGAAATTAGTGAAGAGATCATCCAAACATCTTGAAGAGATTGTCACAGGATTTTTATCGTGGTTCGGCTAAAATCATCAATTACAAAAATCTTTGAAGATAATCAAACAAATTTGTCTTGAAATTAAGAAAGAGAGTGATTCACATTGAAAAGAGAAACAATATATTCTACATTGATTTGCTCTCGAAATACAAATCTAAAATTATCAATGTCAATGAATCTTGAATAATGGAACCCTAGGATTTCGAAAATAGTTAAAATGACCTTTCAAGgtagaaataaaaaaacaaacaagatTAAAAACGATTTTAAAACCAAGATCAATAGCATAATCCATTACAAGTCTTCAAACACTTTCAATGGAATgagatttgaaatttttattaactCAAACTAAATCATAAGCCAAATAACAACGGAAAACAAAGAATGAATCTCAAGAAAAAATAATTTGACCAAAATCTTATCGAACAAGAAGAAATCTTATATAAGATATATTTGATCAAATTTGATTAAAACAAGAATAACACAGTTAAACATGAATGGTATACTATTAGGAAAAATAGTGCATATTAAATTCATAGATCTGAAGATAAGATTGGAGAATTTCTACTCCTTATTCATAATCTAATACAtcataattattattgactcaAACCTCGTCTTCATCAAGTCCCTTAAAAGCCCAAGCACGCTCTTCTCGGACCCTAGCCTCTTCTTCGGGCGTGAAATCATTTTCGATCCCAAAATACTCACGCGCGTACTCTACGCTCTTATTCTCAAGTCGTTTTGCGATAGTCAGACTTAGAAATTCGAAAAGCCTATTCACGTTCAAGTAGTTTGCTGCAAGGAAGAGGACCTTCAACTCCTCGTTGTCAAGATCTTTTACAAAGCTAGCTTCAAAATCCTTTGTGATCTCTCCAGCGATGTCCTTCTTACAGAATTCGACTGTCAAAGAGAGATCTTTACTGAAGACATTTGGCAGGGGAATTGTTGAAACTCCATCATCTTCTTCGATGAAAGCTTGCACAACTTTCATCTGCTTTGCTATAGTGCCATCTATCTCAAACACAACATTGTCAGCTGTTGTTAATGAGATCATCTTAGAAGATGGTGAAGATTTTGAGGATGATGCTTCTTGGGCCATTGTGGCTAGAGAGAGAATGCAAGAATGATATGAAGACAAATGAGTATTATGATGAAAAGACATTACTTTTATAAATAGAGAACGTCACGAATAAATGAATACACGTTAAAATTACACCATCAATTTAccgaaacaaaaataaataattgagatTCTCTTATATatttggattaaatatgtttatggCCCTcgtaaaatattcaaaatatatatatatatatatatatatatatatatatatatatatatatatatatatatatatatatatatatatatatatatatatatatatttaaatattattaagtttaatttattaacaatggaaattttaatttaaataaatttaatttttttaaagtaataattattttattttatataaatggaATGTATGAGGCTATAAAACAAGACACATTGAAGACAAAGAGTAGTACTccattttcaaattcaacaagaTTAGACGAGGTTGCTCCTAATTGAAAATTGAGGAGGGGACAAAAATGTTCTCTTAGACTATGTTTGAGAATTTAAAAAGGAGGgaagaactttgaaaaaaataaaaaaaattggatggAAAGAATTGAGTTTAAAGGATAATAagcataattcatttatttttttatgtttaaaagGATATTCAACTTATTTCATGTTTTGAAAAACTgatatcttattttttattttttattaatgttattgACATTGAATGAGACATTAAAACAAGACATAAGAATACGGTGAAcaatattttttcttaataatttcataattaaatttttaaatagctttaaaaaaatatagagaattatttttgtaatttaaaTATATGATCATGACATTAATCATTTTCACTATTTtattaatcataaaaatataaactattagaattttttaaaataactaatttttCCAACTAATATACAAAAATCTTTAAATTACAAAACTATATTTAGTCTATTTAGGGTCCGTTTGGTGCGCAAGATATGATAGAGACATGATAGAATATCAAACAGGATAAGGATAAGATAGGATAAGACTTATCCtatcatgtatatatatatatatatatatatatatatatatatatatatatatatatatatatatatatatatatatatatatatatatatatatatatatatatataaaataactaAATGACAAAATTACCTTgcaaaaacatatatttaatttgataaaaaataatattagtatttatatttttataattttaataattctaatttttaatattttatttagttaaaaagcTATCTTTATGacaatcatatatattttttaaaaattatttattattatttttaatttaataccaaattaatttttatttaaatttttcatattgaattttctattttaaattatattttataagagtaaattaataaattattttcttattctaTCCTGCCGGATTTTAACCAGGTCATATTCAGGATAACAATTTTAgtgttatgtattttttattttttttgccttTAACACTctaatgttaattttatttttttgactaCGTAAGATGGctcaatctattttaaaaaaaagaaaaactttgtaacaaaagatgttgaattttattttcttcaaatttgtATTTTACTTATAAAACTACGATGTATTTaagtaaatttgatttttttttaaacggagaaaaaaaatttatggtaaagaaattaaaattaaaatttttcccagaataaaaaagtaaaagaacttttgaaattttttagaacatatttaatttttctctaAAAATGAGAAAAGgtttagaaaaaatataaaaacaaattccTAAAATACTGttttattgaaagaaaaaaacttaaaaattgtttttctttAAATTACTAGGTTCCAAATTTTTTAAgccaataaaaattaaattaaattataaaaaatttaaaagttctaATTAAACATGACACTGATCCAAGCCGTAAGTGAAAATTAAGTGAAAATGcaaaaaccaaaataataatcatctaaataacaaaaaaagataGAGGCGTATTTGATCGATTTGAAtccatttttgataaaaaaataatctGAACTGATGATATCTCCAttaatttggtttggttcgatttttaaCCTTTTTCAAAAATAGAATTGAACCAACCTAACCGGTTTGTTTCGGTTGATGGATTTACAGttgtttttccaaacattttacttttttggtgtattttatgctattaatttttaaaataatatatttcatgtaatttatttcatactctattttttttcttctaacaaTTACAGGTTCTTCTTGATCCATGTGAAACAATGACATAATTTTCCATTACATCATGAAATAAGTTACATCATATATAAAAGTTTACACTTGACATTAGGAGgttaaaaagaaaattagaatCTTAACGAACACAACAAAACATTCTCacctcaaacacacatcaaaattattttataatcgtGTTATTTGGACTCTATGGCTCACAAGGAATGCAGCAATTTTCAAAGACGAAGCGGTGAATTTTGAAGACAAATTCGTTTCTTGGAAATGGATAAATTTGGGAAAAATAAGCACCAAATATTGTTGTAGCTACTTCGAATGGCATGTTGCACCTTTGCTATCCCTTTTCTAATCCAGCTATAAGTCTTTCGAAATTTTCTGTATCGGGTTTGAGCACCCCTAGTGCTCCTTGAATGAAAtttcattgcctattaaaaaaaactattttataatCGGAAAAAAAATTTGTTGAAAAAGAAACGAACTTGAACACAACCGATATAACCATCATAATAACGTAGAGAAAAACAATATAACCATAATAACATAGAGAAAGAGACTTGGATTGTCGGCTCTAAAATTACAAtgggaaatgctaacaagtgccccaggggcactctttaatagctttaaaaagtaagtttttcttggaaatatgcgtaattaatgcatcgaaaattgaaatggtgaatttttgaaagaatattttctttatttagaatgcttaaagagtgcccctagggcactcgttagcatgacccaattACAATTTaatctctactttttctaaaacaaaaaattatgcCCTTTTGTGAGAACACTGACAACAAAAGAAGTTACAGcattaaaacaaaacaacaatttCCACCTACTCAATTTCACAATTATGCAAATTCGCTCTCAAtttcataattataaaattataaattttattaaaattatttaaattaaaatttatttttattattttaaaatattttatcagaAAATTACTCGTTGCAATTTTGTTGCTGTCATGGACTAAAAAGCAAACTCtcagattatatattattaaGGCAAAATAAAATTTGTAATTTCAATTACATAATTTAACATTGCAAAATAAATCCCAAAACCATAATTACTAATTCTCATCCCAATCCCTAAACCCTAATTCCTAattatcatcttcatcatctggATCAACTCCGGTAAAAGTCCAGGCCAGTTCTTCACGAAGCTTAGCCTCTTCCTCCGGCGTATAATCATTCTCAATTCCGAAATACCTTCTAACATATTCCACACTCTTGTTCGCAATTCGATCAGCAATGACCTGGCTCAGAAACTCTAGAAGCTTTTTGATGTTCAAATAATTTGCAGCAAGGAAAAGCTCTTTCACCTCTTCATTATTCAGCTTCTTCACGAACTCGCCTTCGAACTCCTTTGTGACTTTTCCGGCGAGACTCTTCTCGCAGTATTCGATTATGTAGGGAAGGTCGTGGCTGGAGATGTTGGGGAGAGGAATAGTTGTGATTTGGCCGTCGGCTTCGTCGATGAAGGACTGGACGGTTTCCATCTCCTTTGCAATGGATGGCTGGACTTTGAAAACAATGTCATCTGCGGAAACGAGAGAGATCGTTGCAGATGATGATGGTGCAGTTTCGGAGATTGAGAGTGAGTTCAACTCTGATGAAATTTCTTCTGCCATGATTTCAAAGAAAAAAACAGAAAGATATAAAAACAGAGAGATGGTAAAAACAGAGAGAAAAGAGACAAAGAGTAAAAATAAGGATTTATGAATTTAAGGGTTAATAACACAGTGTATTTATAGACATGAAAAGATAGGTGTGCTTAGTTGGAATCCATTGGccctaaaaaaaagttaaatataaattCATAGGTTTATTTAGGAATTTTTgttgtataataataataatactaatattgattaaaaacaaaaagatatgcTTACTGATTAAGTTTACtatttgtttctatttttaaattaattaaataatattttttgtaacgtcttataaatttttttaatgattatcgGATACTCTCTTTGACCAAATTATAAGTACctactaaataaaaaatatataaatatgataaacctattt from Vicia villosa cultivar HV-30 ecotype Madison, WI linkage group LG4, Vvil1.0, whole genome shotgun sequence encodes the following:
- the LOC131598981 gene encoding SKP1-like protein 14, yielding MAQEASSSKSSPSSKMISLTTADNVVFEIDGTIAKQMKVVQAFIEEDDGVSTIPLPNVFSKDLSLTVEFCKKDIAGEITKDFEASFVKDLDNEELKVLFLAANYLNVNRLFEFLSLTIAKRLENKSVEYAREYFGIENDFTPEEEARVREERAWAFKGLDEDEV
- the LOC131598982 gene encoding SKP1-like protein 14, producing the protein MAEEISSELNSLSISETAPSSSATISLVSADDIVFKVQPSIAKEMETVQSFIDEADGQITTIPLPNISSHDLPYIIEYCEKSLAGKVTKEFEGEFVKKLNNEEVKELFLAANYLNIKKLLEFLSQVIADRIANKSVEYVRRYFGIENDYTPEEEAKLREELAWTFTGVDPDDEDDN